In Marinomonas posidonica IVIA-Po-181, a single window of DNA contains:
- a CDS encoding aldose 1-epimerase family protein: MFQLVLLSQKQQVDVANLSLNAELMGLPKEIPIQVEQTCLVGGKQAGSRVIRLTVGDTVVRVVPTRGMAILEATRHGVRFGWDSPVKEVVHPSFINQEASGGLGWLDGFNEMLVRCGYQWAGHPGQDGDEFLTLHGRIQNTPADEVVLEVEQVPPYRVTLRGRVDEKRFKFTNFELHTELSLTPDQAYLDVKDRLVNKGSYPREYQAIYHNNFAQPILEKGARLHVPVAELSPFNDYAANGLKDWSEMPAPTTDFDEMVFNIRPLSDSDGLSYALMQNAQANQGIEVCYSTDTLPLLTVWKNTDSLEQGYVVGIEPGTSFAYNRAYQRPLGLVPTIEAGESKQFVVRFGLFTSEKEVTESRLRIEQLQAQTSPQVLSKPVVVLD, translated from the coding sequence ATGTTTCAACTGGTTTTGTTGAGTCAGAAACAGCAGGTTGATGTGGCAAATTTGTCGTTAAACGCTGAGTTAATGGGGTTGCCTAAAGAGATCCCGATACAGGTAGAACAGACGTGTTTGGTCGGTGGTAAACAAGCGGGTTCGCGTGTGATTCGACTAACGGTGGGGGATACTGTGGTGCGAGTGGTGCCGACTCGTGGTATGGCAATTCTCGAAGCCACTCGTCATGGCGTGCGCTTTGGCTGGGATTCTCCCGTGAAAGAAGTCGTGCATCCTAGCTTTATTAATCAGGAAGCGTCTGGTGGTCTTGGCTGGTTAGATGGGTTTAATGAAATGCTGGTACGTTGTGGTTATCAATGGGCTGGGCATCCAGGCCAAGATGGCGATGAATTCCTAACCTTGCATGGACGTATTCAAAATACTCCTGCCGATGAGGTGGTTCTAGAAGTGGAACAAGTGCCTCCGTATCGAGTGACTTTGCGTGGTCGAGTGGATGAGAAACGTTTCAAATTCACCAATTTTGAGCTGCATACTGAGCTGTCATTGACACCCGATCAAGCTTATCTTGACGTCAAAGATCGATTGGTCAATAAGGGAAGTTATCCTCGTGAGTACCAAGCCATTTACCATAATAATTTTGCCCAACCCATCTTAGAAAAAGGGGCGCGTTTGCATGTGCCTGTGGCTGAGTTATCGCCTTTTAATGACTATGCTGCAAATGGTTTAAAAGACTGGTCAGAAATGCCTGCGCCGACCACCGACTTTGATGAAATGGTGTTTAATATTCGCCCTTTAAGTGACTCGGATGGCTTGTCGTATGCTCTGATGCAGAATGCCCAAGCAAATCAAGGCATCGAGGTGTGTTATTCAACCGATACCTTGCCTTTGTTAACGGTGTGGAAAAATACCGATTCATTAGAACAGGGTTATGTTGTTGGCATTGAACCCGGTACCAGTTTTGCCTACAACCGTGCTTACCAGCGACCACTTGGTTTAGTGCCGACCATTGAGGCCGGAGAATCAAAACAGTTTGTGGTGCGTTTTGGTCTATTCACGAGTGAAAAAGAAGTCACTGAGAGTCGTTTACGCATTGAGCAATTGCAGGCTCAAACTTCTCCTCAAGTCTTGTCTAAGCCGGTAGTGGTGTTGGATTAG
- a CDS encoding gamma-glutamylcyclotransferase family protein: MSTHIVAVYGTLREGLSDHGLIANCKRIGLGWLTGFRMHNLGDFPAIVPTLDESGRIRVEWYQVGDELLAELDQLQGLDETTLSHSIHTRKRIFTPYGKGWIYIYNQTLGNAPYMEAGDWTRFLKEQSNPTPLPA; the protein is encoded by the coding sequence ATGTCTACACACATAGTTGCCGTATATGGAACGCTTCGCGAAGGCTTGTCTGATCATGGCCTAATCGCCAATTGTAAGCGCATTGGTTTGGGTTGGCTCACCGGCTTTCGTATGCACAATCTTGGAGACTTCCCTGCCATTGTCCCTACCCTAGACGAAAGTGGGCGTATCCGCGTGGAATGGTATCAGGTAGGTGATGAATTATTGGCCGAGCTGGACCAATTACAGGGCTTAGATGAAACCACCTTAAGCCATTCTATTCATACTCGCAAAAGGATCTTCACCCCTTACGGTAAAGGCTGGATTTACATTTATAATCAAACATTAGGCAATGCGCCCTATATGGAAGCGGGGGATTGGACCCGCTTCCTGAAAGAACAATCTAATCCAACACCACTACCGGCTTAG
- a CDS encoding bifunctional transcriptional activator/DNA repair enzyme AdaA — translation MLITNRQQADEYYQALIERDSNYVGCFFVGVKTTSIFCISTCRARKPKRENVNFYTHFKDAMDAGFRPCKVCRPTENSHQAPQEVEAAMNLVRDCTKAKISDQQLREAGIRPIFVRRWFNQHYGMTFQAFQRMYRINFAYHELKSGKTATHAALDSGYDSLSGFGYTYKKLLGHSPTLSREQSVILIDRLTTPIGPMFVCATDQGICLLEFVDRRMLETEFEDLQRRLKTTIINGENQHIIQLKTELNEYFAGQRQHFTVPLHSPGTDFQNQVWQILQTIPYGQTASYQEQAIKLDNPKAVRAVARANGMNRIAIVIPCHRVIGKDGSLVGYAGGLERKKWLLEHEKAHA, via the coding sequence ATGCTAATCACCAACCGTCAACAAGCCGACGAATATTACCAAGCTCTGATAGAACGAGACTCAAACTATGTGGGTTGCTTCTTTGTAGGCGTTAAAACCACGTCTATTTTTTGCATTTCTACCTGCCGTGCTCGCAAGCCAAAACGTGAGAATGTTAACTTCTACACTCACTTCAAAGACGCCATGGACGCAGGTTTTCGCCCTTGTAAAGTCTGTCGTCCAACAGAAAACAGCCATCAAGCACCGCAAGAAGTCGAAGCGGCCATGAACCTAGTTAGAGACTGTACGAAAGCCAAGATCAGCGATCAACAATTACGAGAAGCAGGGATTCGGCCGATTTTTGTCCGACGCTGGTTTAATCAGCATTACGGCATGACATTCCAAGCTTTTCAGCGTATGTATCGCATCAACTTCGCTTACCATGAACTAAAAAGTGGCAAAACAGCGACTCATGCAGCCTTGGATTCAGGTTATGATTCCTTAAGTGGCTTTGGCTACACCTATAAAAAACTGTTGGGTCATTCCCCCACACTCAGCCGGGAGCAATCTGTGATTTTAATTGACCGACTTACCACCCCTATTGGCCCTATGTTCGTCTGCGCAACTGATCAAGGTATTTGCCTTCTGGAGTTCGTTGATCGCCGTATGCTGGAAACGGAATTTGAAGACTTACAACGACGTCTAAAAACCACCATCATCAATGGTGAAAATCAGCACATCATCCAATTAAAAACGGAACTAAACGAATATTTCGCTGGCCAACGTCAGCACTTCACCGTGCCTTTGCATAGCCCCGGCACCGACTTTCAAAACCAAGTGTGGCAGATCCTGCAGACCATCCCATATGGCCAAACAGCCAGTTACCAAGAACAGGCCATCAAGCTGGATAACCCCAAGGCTGTTCGAGCGGTCGCCAGAGCCAATGGCATGAATCGCATTGCTATTGTCATTCCTTGTCATAGGGTCATCGGCAAGGACGGCAGCTTAGTGGGTTATGCAGGTGGTTTAGAACGAAAAAAATGGTTACTTGAACACGAGAAGGCACACGCTTAA
- a CDS encoding sulfite exporter TauE/SafE family protein: MDYSVFTISLLIGTGFIAGIINTLAGGGSNLTLPALMVMGMPADIANATNRVGVFLQNVAATMGFRKAKKLDNADILPVMVPSLLGGVVGAFAASYAPEVWLKPLLLSAMIGMTLLMIIRPALVAPPEGTVPFKVSQKPSAWVALFVAGVYGGFVQAGVGFILIAALAGTLRYDLVRTNALKMVCTLGFTALALGVFIWNDQILWLPGLILASGTMLGSHLAVKFALKANPNHLKWFLFVMTVCGSAAALLSD, encoded by the coding sequence ATGGACTACAGTGTGTTTACGATTAGTTTGTTAATTGGCACCGGATTTATAGCGGGCATTATTAATACCTTGGCAGGCGGCGGTTCCAACCTTACCTTACCCGCTTTAATGGTAATGGGGATGCCGGCGGACATTGCTAATGCTACCAATCGAGTGGGCGTTTTTTTACAGAATGTTGCGGCTACCATGGGTTTTCGCAAAGCCAAGAAATTGGATAATGCTGATATCCTACCTGTTATGGTGCCGTCGTTATTAGGTGGTGTTGTCGGTGCCTTTGCGGCCAGTTATGCCCCCGAAGTCTGGCTAAAACCCTTATTACTCAGTGCCATGATTGGCATGACTTTACTGATGATTATTCGTCCTGCTTTGGTTGCACCACCAGAAGGTACGGTGCCGTTTAAGGTGTCACAAAAGCCAAGTGCCTGGGTCGCCTTGTTTGTCGCTGGTGTGTATGGCGGCTTCGTACAAGCGGGTGTGGGGTTTATTCTAATTGCCGCTTTGGCCGGCACATTGCGCTATGATTTGGTGCGCACTAATGCGCTGAAGATGGTGTGTACCCTTGGTTTTACGGCGTTGGCTCTGGGGGTCTTCATTTGGAACGATCAGATTTTATGGCTGCCGGGTTTGATCCTAGCGTCAGGCACCATGTTGGGCTCTCACCTCGCGGTTAAATTTGCTTTAAAGGCCAATCCAAATCATTTGAAATGGTTTTTATTTGTGATGACGGTTTGTGGCAGTGCGGCAGCTTTATTGAGCGATTGA
- a CDS encoding class I SAM-dependent methyltransferase translates to MDYLTVNKTAWDKRTKLHVASKFYDVEGFLKGKSSLNPIELDQVGNVAGKSLLHLQCHFGQDTLSWARLGAKVTGVDLSSEAVAQAKNLAVRSGLEATFIEADIYQFGDENSEQFDLVFTSYGALCWLPDLTKWAQTIARALKVGGEFHLVEFHPINELLPAGYSYFSQDQPDIEDGGTYTENCDGQQSTMMTWAHPLSEVINSLITAGLSLQAVHEYPFSPYDCFDGLELVEGHGYQMLYKEQQVPLVYSIKASKS, encoded by the coding sequence ATGGATTATTTAACGGTAAACAAAACTGCATGGGATAAGCGAACCAAGCTTCATGTTGCATCCAAGTTTTATGATGTTGAAGGTTTTCTGAAAGGTAAATCTTCTCTTAATCCAATTGAGCTTGATCAAGTCGGCAATGTTGCTGGTAAAAGCTTACTTCATTTACAGTGTCATTTTGGGCAGGACACCCTTTCTTGGGCGAGATTGGGCGCCAAGGTAACGGGCGTCGACTTATCGTCTGAAGCAGTAGCACAAGCCAAAAATTTAGCAGTAAGATCCGGATTGGAAGCGACCTTTATTGAGGCCGATATCTATCAATTTGGCGATGAGAATAGTGAACAGTTTGATCTGGTCTTTACCTCTTATGGGGCTTTATGTTGGTTGCCCGATTTGACTAAGTGGGCGCAAACCATTGCTCGCGCGTTGAAGGTAGGTGGCGAGTTTCATCTTGTGGAGTTTCATCCGATTAATGAGTTACTTCCAGCAGGTTATTCTTATTTTTCGCAAGATCAGCCAGATATAGAAGATGGCGGCACTTATACCGAAAATTGTGATGGGCAACAGTCCACTATGATGACTTGGGCTCATCCTTTAAGTGAAGTCATTAACTCGCTCATTACAGCCGGTTTGTCACTTCAAGCGGTTCATGAATATCCATTTAGTCCATATGACTGCTTTGATGGGCTTGAGTTGGTGGAAGGTCATGGTTATCAAATGCTATACAAAGAGCAGCAAGTTCCCCTTGTTTATTCAATTAAAGCGAGTAAAAGCTGA
- a CDS encoding pectate lyase family protein, with the protein MNRKMLAASCLVASFIMGCSNFGSGGLYADISQQVLPPSDGWAAAEGGVTGGANASDVHIYTVSSRKALVDALKIAGDSPKILKISGTVNLSSDDQGRELKEEDYTVAPYNFEDYKNTYAPSVWNIKPLIKKRPNRKLTGPLEEARLASVDKQRSQIVIEIPPNTSLIGLGDDAKIVKGMLYLSAGVENVIIRNIHFEDAFDYFPGWDPGDSFKIDTSYPGCQAEYVNANVGPQKCRGGRWNAEYDLISISGAKRIWVDHCTFSDGDRPDALFPPVYPFPQNEITQKVQHHDGLIDITNQADLVTISNSYFHDHDKAMLIGNSDKKTKDTGYLRVTLHSNYFSNVGQRMPRVRYGQVHSYNNYFVGDASGDGQGDNNYERHVDSLKDKPTHNILRQALGAGKHSAIFSEANVFEIANGTPANAIGHMKGDVAFDRGSMFNGEMLDIIEEANRVSGKSLSKDVGWQPNLYGPAPVLPASEVIEYVTANAGAGKL; encoded by the coding sequence ATGAATAGAAAAATGTTAGCGGCGTCATGCCTAGTTGCCAGTTTCATCATGGGATGTTCAAACTTTGGCTCGGGTGGCCTCTATGCAGATATCTCTCAACAAGTCTTACCGCCTAGCGATGGCTGGGCGGCTGCTGAGGGAGGCGTAACAGGTGGGGCGAATGCATCTGATGTGCATATTTATACTGTCAGCAGTCGAAAAGCATTGGTAGACGCTTTAAAAATCGCGGGCGATTCACCGAAAATCCTTAAAATTAGTGGCACAGTTAACCTATCGTCCGATGATCAAGGTCGTGAACTCAAAGAAGAGGATTACACCGTTGCACCTTATAACTTCGAAGATTATAAAAATACCTACGCCCCATCAGTTTGGAACATTAAGCCGCTTATCAAGAAGCGTCCAAACAGAAAGCTAACCGGGCCGTTAGAAGAGGCACGTTTGGCTTCTGTCGATAAGCAAAGATCTCAGATCGTCATCGAGATTCCACCCAATACCAGTTTGATCGGCTTGGGAGACGATGCAAAAATTGTCAAAGGCATGCTTTATCTCAGTGCTGGTGTAGAGAATGTCATCATTCGTAATATTCATTTTGAAGATGCCTTTGACTATTTCCCAGGTTGGGATCCTGGTGACAGTTTTAAAATCGATACCAGTTACCCAGGTTGTCAGGCTGAGTATGTGAATGCCAATGTTGGGCCACAAAAATGTCGTGGTGGTCGTTGGAATGCAGAATACGATTTGATCTCTATCAGTGGTGCTAAACGCATCTGGGTTGACCATTGCACTTTTTCTGATGGCGATCGACCTGATGCCTTGTTTCCTCCTGTTTACCCTTTCCCGCAGAATGAAATTACTCAGAAAGTCCAGCATCATGATGGTTTGATCGACATTACAAATCAAGCGGATTTGGTAACCATATCAAACAGTTACTTCCATGATCATGATAAAGCTATGCTCATAGGAAACAGTGACAAAAAGACAAAAGATACCGGCTATTTACGAGTAACACTACATAGTAATTACTTTAGTAATGTTGGTCAGCGTATGCCAAGGGTACGTTACGGACAAGTTCACAGTTACAACAATTACTTTGTGGGAGACGCCTCTGGTGATGGTCAGGGTGACAATAATTATGAGCGCCATGTGGATTCGTTAAAGGATAAACCTACACATAATATCTTACGTCAAGCATTAGGTGCGGGGAAACATTCTGCGATTTTCTCAGAAGCAAATGTATTCGAAATTGCGAATGGCACGCCGGCGAATGCGATTGGTCATATGAAAGGTGACGTGGCGTTTGATCGAGGTTCTATGTTCAACGGTGAGATGCTCGATATCATTGAAGAGGCGAACCGAGTCAGTGGTAAGTCTCTATCAAAAGACGTGGGTTGGCAGCCAAACTTGTATGGCCCTGCTCCGGTTTTACCTGCCAGTGAGGTCATTGAGTATGTAACAGCCAACGCTGGAGCGGGTAAGTTGTAG